The Oxalobacteraceae bacterium OTU3CINTB1 genome includes a window with the following:
- a CDS encoding cytochrome c4 yields MLTFSIIRLAALLALSLPVAAATPPDTLEQRVAACIACHAVKERSDAFFPRISGKPAGYLYNQLLNFREGRRNYPMMTYMVDHLPDAYLREIADYFAAQHPPYPPAQAGSGDNAGAASLARGEALVRHGDPAKKIPACVGCHGAALYGVEPAIPGLIGLPSDYINAQFGAWKSHVRRAAAPDCMADIAGKLSVADVAAVSAWLSKQPPDAAARPASAASIAMPLPQPCGSVPGGAK; encoded by the coding sequence ATGCTTACTTTTTCCATCATACGATTGGCCGCGCTGCTGGCGCTGAGCCTGCCTGTGGCCGCCGCCACGCCGCCGGACACCCTGGAGCAGCGCGTGGCCGCCTGCATCGCCTGCCATGCGGTCAAGGAGCGCAGCGACGCCTTTTTCCCGCGCATCTCCGGCAAGCCGGCCGGCTACCTGTATAACCAGCTGCTCAATTTCCGCGAGGGCCGCCGCAATTATCCGATGATGACCTACATGGTCGACCATCTGCCCGACGCCTACCTGCGCGAGATCGCCGACTACTTCGCCGCCCAGCATCCGCCCTACCCGCCCGCCCAGGCCGGCAGCGGCGACAACGCCGGCGCCGCCAGCCTGGCGCGCGGCGAAGCGCTGGTGCGGCACGGCGATCCGGCCAAAAAAATCCCCGCCTGCGTCGGCTGCCACGGCGCCGCGCTGTACGGCGTCGAACCGGCCATTCCGGGACTGATCGGCCTGCCCAGCGATTACATCAATGCCCAGTTCGGCGCGTGGAAGAGCCACGTGCGCCGCGCCGCCGCGCCCGACTGCATGGCCGACATCGCCGGCAAACTGAGCGTGGCCGACGTGGCCGCCGTCTCCGCCTGGCTCAGCAAGCAACCGCCCGACGCCGCCGCCCGCCCGGCCAGCGCCGCCAGTATCGCCATGCCGTTGCCCCAGCCATGCGGCAGCGTGCCGGGTGGCGCCAAATGA
- a CDS encoding cytochrome c, with translation MTKKIFYTLAGLVGLVVAGVLFMMFRTGGDDIGPPPSVTAKLSATEKIARGAYLAKAGDCMACHTTRGGQQYAGGRALKTPFGSVVSPNITSDKATGIGGWSADDFWLALHNGKSKDGRLLYPAFPYTNYTRITRDDSDALYAYFQSVPAVSQANQPHELRFPYNQQIMLAAWRALYFKPAVFRPETGQSVDWNRGAYLVQGLGHCSACHSPRNALGAVSGSSGDSLSGGLIPVLGWYAPSLNSDAEAGLGDWQQDHLAALLKTGVSPRATVFGPMAEVVRESLQHLNDSDINAMATYLRALPAQGVKSEFERDKGPQATAFLTAGAKLYAQHCAECHGDGGAGMPPGYPPLAGNRALTMEQAVNPIRIVLNGGFAPGTAGNPRPYSMPPFGHVLNDNEVAQVVSYLRSAWGNNAPPVDGNEVNRYRAIPLD, from the coding sequence ATGACGAAAAAAATCTTTTATACGCTGGCGGGACTGGTCGGGTTGGTCGTGGCCGGCGTGCTCTTCATGATGTTCCGTACCGGTGGCGACGATATCGGTCCGCCGCCGAGCGTGACCGCAAAATTGTCAGCCACCGAGAAAATCGCCCGTGGCGCTTATCTAGCGAAGGCCGGCGACTGCATGGCGTGCCACACCACGCGCGGCGGCCAGCAATACGCCGGTGGCCGCGCGCTCAAAACGCCGTTCGGCAGCGTGGTCTCGCCCAACATCACGTCGGACAAGGCCACCGGCATCGGCGGCTGGAGCGCCGACGACTTCTGGCTCGCGCTGCACAACGGCAAATCGAAAGACGGGCGGCTGTTGTACCCCGCCTTCCCGTACACCAATTACACCCGCATCACGCGCGACGACTCGGACGCGCTGTACGCGTACTTCCAGTCGGTGCCGGCCGTCAGCCAGGCCAACCAGCCGCATGAATTGCGTTTCCCGTACAACCAGCAGATCATGCTGGCGGCGTGGCGCGCGCTGTACTTCAAGCCGGCGGTGTTCCGTCCAGAGACCGGGCAGTCGGTGGACTGGAACCGGGGCGCCTACCTGGTGCAGGGCCTGGGACATTGCAGCGCCTGCCACAGTCCGCGCAACGCGCTGGGCGCGGTAAGCGGATCGAGCGGCGACAGCCTGTCGGGCGGATTGATACCGGTGCTGGGCTGGTACGCGCCGTCGCTGAACTCGGATGCCGAAGCGGGCCTGGGCGACTGGCAACAAGACCACCTCGCCGCGCTGCTGAAGACCGGCGTCTCGCCACGCGCCACTGTGTTCGGTCCGATGGCGGAGGTGGTCCGGGAAAGCCTGCAACATCTGAACGACAGCGACATCAACGCGATGGCGACGTATTTGCGCGCCTTGCCGGCGCAAGGCGTCAAGTCGGAGTTCGAGCGCGACAAGGGGCCGCAGGCGACGGCGTTCCTGACGGCGGGCGCCAAGCTGTACGCGCAGCACTGCGCCGAGTGCCATGGGGATGGCGGCGCCGGCATGCCGCCGGGCTATCCGCCGCTGGCGGGCAACCGCGCGCTGACGATGGAGCAGGCGGTCAATCCGATTCGCATCGTGCTCAACGGCGGCTTCGCGCCAGGCACGGCCGGCAATCCGCGTCCGTACAGCATGCCGCCGTTCGGCCACGTGCTCAACGACAACGAGGTGGCGCAAGTCGTATCCTACCTGCGCAGCGCCTGGGGCAACAATGCCCCGCCCGTCGATGGCAACGAGGTCAACCGATACCGGGCGATTCCGCTGGATTAA
- the tadA gene encoding Flp pilus assembly complex ATPase component TadA, producing MDNYLSSQIRTLTYIENEDHPVFGTLVQQILHLLNSKLIFSDILIHQNSPLLLRQPKGLVAVTDSPITREELEEFFEVVEPNWSERIQDRAFDRAVDLHTARIRANCFTFQGKKRLGCVIRRFPKEPMPLNELGLRRHEQNFAKLTSGLVLIIGDTCQGKSTTIASMLDEINKHRSGHIITIEDPVETLIPQRQCVITQREVGFDGDVESFYLGALDALRERPDVIVIGEIRDAQTAQEALALAESGPLVLASLHARSTELGLQKMVRLLGNSEAQSQALAHALRGVLCQALLPSVEGERYYLATECLTSNPEVVEMIAGGQLSALRGWMAGKTSEGCHTMNASLRVLLAEGKIGIDDARNATTDRIGFAEHH from the coding sequence ATGGATAATTACCTGTCGTCGCAAATACGCACGCTGACCTATATCGAGAACGAAGACCACCCGGTTTTCGGCACGCTGGTACAACAGATTCTGCACCTGCTGAACTCCAAGCTCATTTTCAGCGACATCCTGATCCATCAAAACAGTCCGCTCCTGCTGCGCCAGCCCAAGGGGCTGGTGGCGGTGACCGATTCGCCGATCACGCGCGAGGAGCTGGAAGAGTTCTTCGAGGTCGTCGAACCGAACTGGTCCGAGCGCATCCAGGACCGCGCCTTCGACCGCGCGGTCGACCTGCACACGGCGCGCATCCGCGCCAACTGTTTCACTTTCCAGGGCAAGAAGCGGCTCGGCTGCGTGATCCGCCGCTTCCCGAAGGAGCCGATGCCGCTCAACGAACTGGGCCTGCGCCGGCATGAGCAGAACTTCGCCAAGCTGACCAGCGGTCTGGTGTTGATTATTGGCGACACCTGCCAGGGCAAGTCGACCACCATCGCCTCGATGCTCGACGAGATCAACAAGCACCGTTCCGGCCACATCATCACCATCGAAGACCCGGTCGAAACCCTGATCCCGCAGCGCCAGTGCGTCATCACGCAGCGCGAGGTGGGGTTTGACGGCGACGTCGAGAGTTTCTATCTCGGCGCGCTGGACGCGCTGCGCGAGCGCCCCGACGTCATCGTCATCGGCGAGATCCGCGATGCCCAAACGGCGCAGGAGGCGCTGGCGCTGGCCGAATCCGGTCCGCTCGTGCTGGCCTCGCTGCATGCGCGCTCGACCGAGCTGGGCTTGCAGAAGATGGTGCGGCTGCTGGGCAACTCCGAGGCGCAGTCGCAGGCGCTGGCGCACGCTTTGCGCGGCGTGCTGTGCCAGGCGTTGCTGCCGTCGGTGGAAGGGGAGCGCTACTACCTCGCCACCGAATGCCTGACCTCCAACCCTGAGGTGGTCGAGATGATCGCCGGCGGGCAGCTGTCGGCGCTGCGCGGGTGGATGGCCGGCAAGACCAGCGAAGGCTGCCACACGATGAACGCGTCGCTGCGCGTGCTGCTGGCCGAAGGCAAGATCGGCATCGACGACGCCCGCAACGCCACCACCGACCGCATCGGCTTCGCCGAGCACCATTAA
- a CDS encoding SAM-dependent methyltransferase: MLIITIKQGKEKSLLAGDPWIYPTAIDKVDGKPQEKMKPGSTAIVQSSARQFIGRAAYNSKSQIRARMWSYKEDEPVDHAMMKRRVKAAVAKRAAAIRAAGPNALVPVILGEDDGLSGLLVHGWGGVDGYLICQFQSGGVDAWKVPIVQALLAETGCPNVYERCDDLIRKGEGLPLFSGALAGEEPPEHVLVLEGNQRYSMDLCTGFKYPKLKS; the protein is encoded by the coding sequence ATGCTTATCATCACCATCAAACAGGGCAAGGAAAAGAGCTTGCTGGCCGGCGACCCCTGGATCTACCCGACCGCGATCGACAAGGTCGACGGCAAACCGCAGGAAAAAATGAAACCGGGCTCGACCGCGATCGTGCAAAGCTCCGCGCGCCAGTTCATCGGCCGCGCCGCCTATAACTCCAAGTCGCAGATCCGGGCCCGCATGTGGAGCTACAAGGAGGACGAGCCGGTCGACCACGCGATGATGAAGCGCCGCGTCAAGGCCGCCGTCGCCAAGCGCGCCGCCGCCATCCGCGCCGCCGGCCCCAACGCGCTGGTGCCGGTGATCCTGGGCGAGGACGACGGCCTGTCCGGCCTGCTGGTGCACGGCTGGGGCGGAGTCGACGGTTATCTGATCTGCCAGTTCCAGTCCGGCGGCGTCGACGCCTGGAAAGTGCCGATCGTGCAGGCCCTGCTGGCGGAGACCGGCTGCCCCAACGTCTACGAGCGTTGTGACGACCTGATCCGTAAGGGCGAGGGCCTGCCGTTGTTCTCCGGCGCGCTGGCAGGCGAGGAGCCGCCCGAACACGTACTGGTGCTCGAAGGCAATCAGCGTTACAGTATGGACTTATGCACCGGCTTCAAATATCCGAAGCTGAAGAGCTAA
- a CDS encoding DUF2807 domain-containing protein, translated as MTTTTVRSTLRVLILATGMLAVAAPANLVLAGPLSWVGGDRVQGNGKIVKQNREVGHFTAFATSVSGNVEIRQGNTEGVIVETDDNLQALVETVVENGTLRIRPAKNNMSLETRNMKIVVMARTLERVSVAGSGAVAADKLHVERMQFDIGGSGELNVADLRAESLAVSLGGSGDLKVGGAVERLQISIGGSGEVQAAKLASRDAVVSIGGSGEATVSASKTLNLSVAGSGDIGYYGDPKVSQNIRGSGTIKRLGAAPR; from the coding sequence ATGACCACCACCACCGTTCGCAGCACACTGCGCGTACTGATCCTCGCCACCGGCATGCTGGCGGTGGCCGCCCCGGCCAACCTGGTGCTGGCCGGCCCGTTGAGCTGGGTCGGCGGCGACCGCGTCCAGGGCAACGGCAAGATCGTCAAACAGAACCGGGAAGTCGGCCATTTCACTGCTTTTGCCACCAGCGTCAGCGGCAACGTCGAGATCCGGCAGGGAAACACCGAGGGTGTGATTGTGGAAACCGACGACAACCTGCAGGCGCTGGTCGAGACGGTGGTGGAAAACGGCACCTTGCGGATTCGTCCGGCAAAGAACAACATGTCGCTGGAAACGCGCAACATGAAGATCGTCGTTATGGCGCGCACGCTGGAGCGGGTCTCGGTGGCCGGCTCCGGCGCGGTGGCGGCGGACAAGCTGCACGTCGAGCGCATGCAGTTCGACATCGGCGGTTCCGGCGAACTCAATGTGGCCGATCTGCGCGCGGAGTCGCTCGCCGTGTCGCTGGGCGGCAGCGGCGACCTCAAGGTTGGCGGCGCCGTTGAGCGCCTGCAGATTTCGATCGGCGGCTCGGGCGAGGTGCAGGCGGCAAAGCTGGCGTCGCGCGACGCCGTGGTGAGCATCGGCGGCTCCGGCGAGGCGACGGTGTCGGCGAGCAAAACGCTGAACCTGAGCGTGGCCGGCTCGGGCGACATCGGCTACTACGGCGATCCCAAGGTGAGCCAGAACATCCGCGGCTCCGGCACGATCAAGCGCTTGGGCGCGGCGCCGCGGTAA